From the Camarhynchus parvulus chromosome 13, STF_HiC, whole genome shotgun sequence genome, one window contains:
- the TGFBI gene encoding transforming growth factor-beta-induced protein ig-h3, translating to MARPLLPLLLLLLALGLAAAAKSPYQQVLQHSRLRGRQHGPNVCAVQKLIGTNRKYFTNCKQWYQRKICGKSTVISYECCPGYEKVPGEKGCPAALPLSNIYETLGVVGSATTQLYSDRSNLRPEIEGPGSFTIFAPSNEAWASLSAETLDSLVSNVNIELLNALRYHMVDKRVLTDDLKHGTTLNSMYQNLPIQIHHYPNGIVTVNCARLLKADHHATNGVVHVIDKVIATTTNTIQQIIETEDSLETLRTAVAASDLSSLLESEGQYTLLAPTNEAFEKIPRETLNRILGDPEALRDLLNHHILKSAMCAEAIIAGLTMETLEGATLDVGCSGEELTLNGKPIIANKDVLATNGVVHFVNELLIPDSAKTVFELAQESEVSKSTDLFRQAGLSSHLTGSEQVTLLAPVNDVFKDGLPVIDSNMRNLLLNHIVKDQLSSKYLYHGQKLQTLGDKELRVFVYRNNLCIENACIAAHDKRGRFGTLFSVDKMLTPPTGSVMDVLKADHRFSTLVAAIQSAGLTENLNRPGTFTVFAPTNEAFQAMPQGELNKLLGNAKELANILKFHVADEILVSGAVTALVRLKSMQGDKLEVSMKNNIIHINKEPVAESDIMATNGVIYAVNSVLQPQASRPQERGDEPADPALEIFKQASALSKVSQRNPRLAPVYSRILARMKENSGGF from the exons ATGGCGCGCCCGttgctgccgctgctgctgctgctgctggcgctcgggctcgccgccgccgccaagTCCCCGTAccagcaggtcctgcagcacagccgGCTCCGCGGCCGGCAGCACGG ccccaaTGTGTGCGCGGTGCAGAAGCTGATCGGCACCAACAGGAAATATTTCACCAACTGCAAGCAGTGGTACCAGAGGAAGATCTGTGGGAAGTCCAC AGTAATCAGTTATGAGTGCTGTCCTGGATATGAAAAAGTTCCTGGAGAAAAAGGCTGCCCAGCTG CTCTGCCACTTTCCAACATCTATGAAACCCTGGGAGTGGTTGGCTCTGCCACCACACAGCTCTACTCCGACCGCTCCAACCTAAGGCCAGAGATCGAAGGACCTGGAAGTTTTACAATCTTTGCTCCCAGTAATGAGGCCTGGGCATCCTTGTCTGCT gagACTCTGGACTCCTTAGTGAGCAACGTTAACATTGAGCTGCTCAACGCCCTCCGCTACCACATGGTGGACAAACGGGTGCTCACGGATGATCTGAAACACGGCACCACCCTCAACTCCATGTACCAGAACCTGCCCATCCAGATCCACCACTATCCCAATGGG ATTGTGACAGTGaactgtgccaggctgctgaaaGCTGACCACCACGCCACCAACGGAGTGGTTCATGTCATCGACAAGGTCATCGCCACCACCACCAACACCATCCAGCAGATCATCGAGACTGAGGACAGCCTGGAAACCCTCCGG ACTGCTGTGGCTGCATCTGACCTCAGCAGCTTGCTGGAGAGCGAAGGCCAGTACACACTGCTGGCTCCGACCAACGAGGCCTTTGAGAAGATCCCACGAGAAACACTGAACAGGATTCTGGGAGACCCAGAGGCCCTGAGGG ACCTGCTGAACCATCACATCCTGAAGTCAGCCATGTGTGCTGAGGCCATCATTGCTGGTCTGACCATGGAGACCCTGGAAGGAGCCACCCTGGACGTGGGCTGCAGTGGGGAGGAGCTGACCCTCAACGGGAAGCCCATCATTGCCAACAAGGATGTCCTGGCAACCAACGGCGTGGTGCATTTTGTAAATGAGCTGCTGATCCCAGACTCAG CTAAGACTGTGTTTGAGTTGGCACAAGAATCTGAAGTTTCCAAGTCTACAGACCTTTTCAGACAAGCTGGGCTCAGTTCTCATCTAACTGGCAGTGAGCAAGTGACCCTCCTTGCCCCAGTGAATGATGTGTTCAAAG ATGGACTCCCTGTTATTGACAGCAACATGAGAAACTTGCTTCTGAACCACATTGTTAAAGACCAGCTCTCGTCTAAATATCTGTATCATGGACAGAAGCTGCAGACTCTGGGGGACAAGGAGCTGAGAGTTTTTGTGTACCGCAAT AACCTTTGCATTGAAAATGCCTGCATTGCTGCCCATGACAAGAGGGGAAGGTTTGGGACCCTCTTTAGTGTGGACAAAATGTTGACTCCTCCAACTGGCTCAGTGATGGATGTTCTCAAGGCAGACCATCGTTTCAG TACCTTGGTGGCTGCAATCCAGTCTGCAGGGCTGACAGAGAACCTCAACAGGCCAGGAACCTTCACGGTGTTCGCTCCCACAAACGAAGCTTTCCAAGCCATGCCCCAGGGGGAGCTCAACAAACTGCTGG GTAATGCCAAGGAGCTTGCCAACATCCTCAAGTTCCACGTGGCCGACGAGATCCTGGTGAGCGGCGCGGTCACTGCCCTGGTGAGGCTGAAATCCATGCAGGGAGACAAGCTGGAAGTCAGCATG AAGAACAACATAATACATATCAACAAGGAGCCTGTTGCTGAAAGTGATATCATGGCCACAAATGGTGTCATTTATGCTGTGAATTCTGTCTTACAGCCACAGG CTTCAAGGCCACAAGAAAGAGGTGACGAGCCTGCAGATCCCGCATTAGAAATCTTCAAACAGGCATCTGCATTATCCAag GTTTCTCAGAGGAATCCTCGACTAG cccctgtgTACTCCCGGATACTGGCGAGGATGAAGGAGAACTCGGGGGGATTCTGA